CCCCTGCACTCGGTGGACAAGCTGCGCTCATCGGTAAAGGCCGGCGAACACTTCCGTTCCCCTCTGGAGTTGCTGGTGCATCTGCTGCGTGACCAGGGTGAGGTGCTGACACAGATCGTGCGCAAGACCAGCCAGAGCGTGGACCAGATCGAAGACCAGTTGCTGTCCTCACGCCTGTCCACCAACCGCGCCGAACTGGGGGCCATGCGCCGCGTGCTGGTGCGCCTGCAACGCCTGTTGGCGCTGGAGCCGGGCTCGCTGCTGCGCCTGCTCAACCGCCCGCCGCAGTGGCTGCAAAAGGAAGACGTGAAGGAGCTGCGCAAATCCACCGAAGAGTTTGCCCTGATCATCGACGACCTCACGGCCCTGGGCGAACGGATCAAGTTGTTGCAGGAAGAAATCGCCGCCAACCTCAACGAACAAAGCAACCGCACGCTGTTTACCCTGACGGTGGTGACGGTACTGGCACTGCCGATCAATATCATCGCCGGCTTCTTTGGCATGAACGTCGGTGGCGTGCCGCTCTCCCAGGACCCCGAAGGGTTCTGGATCCTGGTGGCGTTGGTGGCGACATTCACCTTGATTGCCGGCCGATGGGCATTTCGCAAGCGCCAGGATTACTAAGCCCGAAATGCGATCAACCTG
The Pseudomonas hygromyciniae genome window above contains:
- a CDS encoding transporter — its product is MNHSIDHGHQDSDLFGLLYGFRFRPGEKAEQIDSATVLKALQAPADPEQFLWLHLNLAHAACQRWMQAHLELPPEFFEALHEGSRSTRIEHVDSALLAVVNDVVFNFSSMMSSDISTLWVCARSRLLISARLQPLHSVDKLRSSVKAGEHFRSPLELLVHLLRDQGEVLTQIVRKTSQSVDQIEDQLLSSRLSTNRAELGAMRRVLVRLQRLLALEPGSLLRLLNRPPQWLQKEDVKELRKSTEEFALIIDDLTALGERIKLLQEEIAANLNEQSNRTLFTLTVVTVLALPINIIAGFFGMNVGGVPLSQDPEGFWILVALVATFTLIAGRWAFRKRQDY